A single genomic interval of Astyanax mexicanus isolate ESR-SI-001 chromosome 4, AstMex3_surface, whole genome shotgun sequence harbors:
- the LOC111191529 gene encoding zinc finger protein OZF-like has protein sequence MKPSPVREKTHQCSECGKSFSTQYHLMTHQRIHTGEKPYHCSDCGKSFNKKSNLERHQHIHTEEKTYHCSDCGRSFISSTLLNVHRDIHTGEKPYRCTSCGKSFIRQTFLNIHQRIHTGERPYLCSDCGKSFITQSNLTSHQRIHTGEKPYQCSVCGKSFSQQSILIRHQHIHTRVKTYPCSDCGNIFNTQRNLTKHQRIHRGEKRYLCSDCGKSLSTQYNLTKHQCIHKGEKPYHCSDCGKSFVTKYKLKIHQRIHTGEKPYHCSDCGMSFITKCKLKIHQRIHTGKKPYHCSDCGESLSSQYNLTKHQRIHTGEKPYHCSDCGKSFITKYKLKIHQCIHTGERPHHCSECGKNFTTRTFLNRHRRSHTGEKPHHCPDCGKGFKDLRNLRRHQYIHTGEKPHHCQECGKSFRDPRNLWRHQYIHTGEKPYHCTACGKSFITHTLLITHQRVHTGKGPYHCSDCGKSFKRMYALKEHQSLHTGEKPYQCPDCGESFIQLSSVITHRLTHIKKEEEHEGETSSRHSDTLDNTPSTIPSLNADIKVE, from the coding sequence ATGAAGCCAAGTCCAGTCAGGGAGAAAACTCACCAatgttcagagtgtggaaagagttttagtacACAGTATCATCTCATGacccaccagcgcattcacacaggagagaaaccgtatcactgctcagactgtgggaaaagttttaataaaaagaGTAATCTCGAAagacaccagcacattcacacagaagaaaaaacatatcactgctcagactgtgggaggagttttattTCAAGTACTCTTCTTAACGTACACCGggacattcacacaggagaaaaaccgtatcgcTGCACAagctgtgggaagagttttattaggCAAACTTTTCTCAacatacaccagcgcattcacactggagagagaccttatctctgctcagactgtgggaagagttttattacacagtcTAATCTCACgtcacaccagcgcattcacacaggagagaaaccgtatcagtgctcagtctgtgggaagagttttagtcaacagAGTATTCTCATAagacaccagcacattcacacaagAGTAAAAACATAtccctgctcagactgtggaaacaTCTTTAATACACAGCGCAATCTcacaaaacaccagcgcattcacagaGGAGAGAAACGGTatctctgctcagactgtggaaagagtttaaGTACACAGTATAATCTCACAaaacaccagtgcattcacaaaggagagaaaccgtatcactgctcagactgtgggaagagttttgtcACAAAAtataaactcaaaatacaccagcgcattcacacaggagagaaaccgtatcactgctcagactgtgggatgagTTTTATCACAAAATgtaaactcaaaatacaccagcgcattcacacaggaaagaaaccatatcactgctctgACTGTGGAGAGAGTTTAAGTTCACAGTATAATCTcacaaaacaccagcgcattcacacaggagagaaaccgtatcactgctcagactgtgggaagagttttatcacaaaatataaactcaaaatacaccagtgcattcacactggagagagaccacatcactgctcagaatgtgggaagaattttactaCACGTACTTTTCTCAACAGACATCGACGCagtcacacaggagaaaaaccacaTCACTGCCCAGACTGTGGGAAGGGTTTTAAAGATCTAAGAAATCTACGACGACACCAgtacattcacacaggagaaaaaccacaTCACTGCcaagagtgtgggaagagttttagagaTCCAAGAAATCTATGGCGACACCAgtacattcacactggagagaaaccgtatcactgtacAGCTTGTGGTAAGAGCTTTATTACACATACGCTTTTGATcacacaccagcgcgttcacaccggAAAAggaccatatcactgctcagactgcgggaagagttttaagcGAATGTACGCTCTCAAAGAACACCAGAgtcttcacactggagagaaaccgtatcaatgcccAGACTGTGGGGAGAGCTTTATTCAACTTAGTTCTGTCATCACACACCGGCTCACTCACATAAAGAAGGAAGAGGAGCACGAGGGTGAGACTAGCTCTAGGCATTCAGATACATTAGATAACACTCCTTCAACCATCCCAAGCCTCAATGCAGATATTAAAGTAGAGTGA
- the LOC111191531 gene encoding zinc finger protein 850 yields the protein MEPSPVGEETHHCSECGKNFTTQHNLITHQRIHTGEKPYQCSDCGKSFNQTSTLKTHQRIHTGEKPYHCLECGKSFNHQTNLKHHQRVHTGERPYHCTNCEKSFITKSLLNIHQRTHTGEKPYHCSDCGKSFITRAVLNIHRRIHTKEKTYDCSVCGKSFTQQGILKEHQRIHTGEKPYQCPECGRSFSTYSLFVTHQRIHTGEKPYKCSDCGKSFARQSILKDHQRIHTGEKPYECPECGKSFTVLSSVIAHQLTHKKKKEHHDSECVTSSMHLDTLNNIPSTIPGLSVECGKRFTTESNLIIQQRIHTGEKLHHCSDCGKSFTKRRNLIKHQRIHTGAKPYQCSDCGKSFNRRNNLKRHQHIHTGEKLYHCSCCGKSFNHQSYLNKHQRIHTGQKMHPCSDCGKSFIDLSTLKTHQRIHSGEKPYHCSDCGKSFNHQSNLKHHERIHTGERPYHCSDCGKSFISKSLLNIHRRIHTGEKLHHCSDCGKCFTTQRDLKTHQRIHTGEKPYHCSKCGKSFNQLTNLKHHQRIHTGEKPYHCSDCGKSFDRLNSLITHRSTHIKKKEHHDSECEITSRHSDTLDNTPSIIPGFNTECEKSFTTESNLITNQPLHTGEKENHCSDCGKSFTKRSNFIKHQRIHTGAKPYHCSDCRKSFNRISDLKRHQRIHTGEKPYHCSNCGKSFNELSTLKKHQHIHTGEKPYQCSDCGRSFNHQSNLKRHQRIHTGEKTYQCSDCEKSFISQSLLNLHRRSHTGEKMHQCSDCGRSFTTRCDLKTHQRIHTGEKPYHCSNCGKSFNQLTNLKHHQRIHTGEKPYHCLVCWKSFITQSLLNIHQRIHTGEKPYSCSDCGMSFNHQSNLKHHQRIHTGEKPYHCSDCGKSFNRLNSVITHRLTHIKKEELHDSECETSSRHSDTLDNTPSTIPGLNTDIKVE from the coding sequence ATGGAGCCAAGTCCAGTAGGGGAGGAAACTCATcactgttcagagtgtggaaagaattTTACTACACAGCATAATCTTatcacacaccagcgcattcacacaggtgagaaaccgtatcagtgctcagactgtgggaagagttttaatcaaacgagtactctcaaaacacaccagcgcattcacacaggagaaaaaccgtatcactgcttggagtgtgggaagagttttaatcatcagactAATCTCAAAcaccaccagcgcgttcacacaggagagagaccgtatcactgcaccaactgtgagaagagttttattACAAAAAGTCTTCTCAACATTCACCAGCGcactcacactggagaaaaaccgtatcactgctcagactgtgggaagagttttattacacgtGCTGTTCTCAACAtacaccggcgcattcacacaAAAGAAAAGACGTATGACTGTTCAgtgtgtggaaagagttttactcaacagggtATTCTTAaagaacaccagcgcattcacactggagaaaaaccatatcaATGCCCagagtgtgggaggagttttagtaCATATTCTCTTTTCGtcacacaccagcgcattcacactggagagaaaccttataagtgctcagactgcgggaagagcttTGCTCGACAGAGTATTCTTAAAgatcatcagcgcattcacactggagagaaaccgtatgaatgtccagagtgtgggaagagttttactgtacTGAGTTCGGTCATTGCACACCAGCTcactcacaaaaaaaagaaagagcatcACGATTCAGAATGTGTGACTAGCTCTATGCATCTAGATACATTAAATAACATTCCTTCAACCATCCCAGGCCTCAGTGTCGAATGTGGAAAACGTTTTACTACAGAGAGTAATCTCATCATACagcagcgcattcacactggagaaaaactgcatcactgctcagactgtggaaagagttttactaaacggCGTAATCTCAttaaacaccagcgcattcacactggagcaAAACCATATCaatgctcagactgcgggaagagttttaatagaaGAAAtaatctcaaaagacaccagcacattcacacaggagaaaaactgtatcactgctcatgctgtggaaagagttttaatcatcagagttaTCTCaataaacaccagcgcattcacacaggacaaaaaatgcatccctgctcagactgtgggaagagttttatcgATCTGAgtactctcaaaacacaccaaCGTATTCACTCAGgggaaaaaccgtatcactgctcagactgtgggaagagttttaatcatcagagtaatctcaaacatcatgagcgcattcacactggagagagaccgtatcactgctcagactgtggaaagagttttatttCAAAAAGTCTTCTCAACATTCACCGGCGCATTCATACAGGAGAAAAactgcatcactgctcagactgtgggaagtgcTTTACTACACAGCGTGATCTCAagacacaccagcgcattcacactggggaaaaaccatatcactgctcaaaatgtgggaagagttttaatcaactgacTAATCTCAAACACCATCAGCGCATTCATACAGGAGAAAAaccttatcactgctcagactgtgggaagagctttgaTCGGCTGAATTCTCTCATCACACACCGGTCCACtcacataaaaaagaaagagcatCACGATTCAGAATGTGAGATTACCTCTAGGCATTCAGATACATTAGATAACACCCCTTCAATCATCCCAGGCTTCAATACAGAGTGTGAAAAGAGTTTTACTACAGAGAGTAATCTTATCACAAACCAGCCCCTTCACACGGGAGAAAAAGAgaatcactgctcagactgtgggaagagttttactaaacggTCCAATTTCAttaaacaccagcgcattcacactggagcaaaaccatatcactgctcagactgcagGAAAAGTTTTAATCGAATTAGTGATCTCAAaagacatcagcgcattcacacaggagaaaaaccatatcactgctcaaactgtgggaagagttttaacgAATTGAGTactctaaaaaaacaccagcacattcacacaggagaaaaaccgtatcaatgctcagattgtgggaggagttttaatcatcagagtaatctgaaaagacaccagcgcattcacacaggtgaaAAAACGTATCAATGCTCAGATTGTGAGAAAAGTTTTATTTCACAAAGTCTTCTTAACCTACACCGGCGCagtcacacaggagaaaaaatgcatcaatgctcagactgtgggaggagcttTACTACACGGTGTGATCTCAagacacaccagcgcattcacactggagaaaaaccatatcactgctcaaactgtgggaagagttttaatcaactgacAAATCTCAAGCACCACCAGCGGATTCATACAGGAGAAAAACCTTATCACTGCCTGGTCTGTTGGAAAAGTTTTATTACACAAAGTCTCCTCAACATACACCAGCGTattcatacaggagagaaaccgtatagctgctcagattgtgggatgagttttaatcatcagagtaatctcaaacaccaccagcgcattcacacaggagaaaaaccctatcactgctcagactgtgggaagagttttaatcgactaAATTCTGTCATCACACACCGGCTCACTCACATAAAAAAGGAAGAGCTCCACGATTCAGAGTGTGAGACTAGCTCTAGACATTCAGATACATTAGATAACACTCCTTCAACCATCCCAGGTCTCAATACAGATATTAAAGTAGAGTGA
- the LOC103030187 gene encoding zinc finger protein OZF, protein MKPSPLREKNHHCLECGRNFTARQDLIIHQRIHTGEKPYPCSDCGKSFSHQSNFKRHQRIHTEDNKYHCPDCGTSFTRMRSFMKHQRIHTGEKKYHCPDCGKNFSKQNNLNTHRLIHTGRKQYNCPDCEKAFTTQSNLNTHQRNHTGEKPYQCSDCGRRFTTRSLLNIHRRIHTGEKKYNCSDCGRSFTQQGSLKKHQRVHTGERPYHCSDCGKSFFTANYLNIHQRIHNGERPFYCSDCGKSFITKHYFNIHRRIHTGEQPYFCSDCGKKFNDLGNLRRHQNIHTRENIYDCRDCGKSFATHRLFFTHQRIHTGEKSYQCPDCGESFIRLGSVITHRLTHIKKEGLHDSEGETSSRHSDTLDNTPSTIPSLNTDIKVE, encoded by the coding sequence ATGAAGCCAAGTCCACTCAGGGAGAAAAATCACCACTGTTTAGAGTGTGGAAGGAATTTCACTGCACGGCAAGATCTCAtcatacaccagcgcattcacacaggagaaaaaccgtatccctgctcagactgtgggaagagttttagtcatcagagtaatttcaaaagacaccagcgcattcacacagaagaCAATAAGTATCATTGCCCAGACTGCGGGACGAGCTTCACTAGAATGCGTAGTTTCAtgaaacatcagcgcattcacactggagaaaaaaagTATCACTGCCCAGACTGCGGGAAGAATTTTAGTAAACAGAATAATCTCAACACACATCGGCTCATTCATACAGGACGAAAACAATATAACTGCCCAGACTGTGAGAAAGcctttactacacagagtaatctcaacaCACACCAGCGCAATCatacaggagaaaaaccgtatcagtgctcagactgtgggaggagatTTACTACGCGTAGTCTTCTTAACATACAtcggcgcattcacacaggagaaaaaaagtataactgttcagactgtgggaggagttttactcaacagggtagtctcaaaaaacaccagcgcgttcacactggagagagaccatatcactgctcagactgtgggaagagtttttttACAGCAAACTATCTCAacatacaccagcgcattcacaatGGAGAAAGACCattttactgctcagactgtgggaagagttttattacaaaacattatttcaacatacaccggcgcattcacacaggagaacaACCGTATTTCtgttcagattgtgggaagaAATTTAATGACCTAGGAAATCTACGACGACACCAAAACATTCACACTAGAGAGAATATTTATGACTGTcgagactgtgggaagagttttgctaCACATAGGCTTTTCTTCACACACCAGCGCATCCACACTGGAGAGAAATCGTATCAGTGCCCAGACTGTGGGGAGAGCTTTATTAGACTAGGTTCTGTCATTACACACCGGCTAACTCACATAAAGAAGGAAGGGCTCCACGACTCAGAGGGTGAGACTAGCTCTAGACATTCAGATACATTAGATAACACTCCTTCAACCATACCAAGCCTCAATACAGATATTAAAGTAGAGTAA
- the LOC107197011 gene encoding zinc finger protein 135 isoform X1, with the protein MKPSSVKEKTHHCSECGKSFTTWHNFRRHQRIHTGEKTYYCSDCGKSFNNQSYFQDHQRIHTGEKPYYCSDCGKSFNQQSNLKRHQRIHTGEKPHHCSDCGKSFTTQRNLMNHQSNHTGEKLYHCSDCGKSFTTQRNLMTHEHIHTGERPYYCSECGKSFTRLSNLKEHHRIHTGEKPYTCSDCGKSFSTHGILKIHRRIHTGEKLYSCSDCGKSFITRSLLNKHQRIHTGEKTYHCSDCGKSFNNQSHFQDHQCIHTGQKPYHCSDCGKSFNQQSNLKRHQRIHTGVKPHHCSDCGKSFTTQRNLMTHKHTKEKPYICSDCGKSFITQSLLNKHQRIHTREKTYYCSDCGKSFYNRSHFKDHQRIHTGEKPYHCSDCEKSFNQQSNLKRHQRIHTRENRITAQTVGKALLHSLIS; encoded by the coding sequence ATGAAGCCAAGTTCAGTCAAGGAGAAAACGCACCAttgttcagagtgtggaaagagttttactacatgGCATAATTTtagaagacaccagcgcattcacactggagaaaaaacgtattactgctcagactgtgggaagagttttaataatcAGAGTTATTTCCAagaccaccagcgcattcacactggagaaaaaccgtattactgctcagactgtgggaagagttttaatcaacaaagTAATCTGAAaaggcatcagcgcattcacacaggagagaaaccccatcactgctcagattgtgggaagagctTCACTACACAGCGTAATCTCATGAACCACCAGAGCaatcacactggagagaaactctatcactgctcagactgtgggaagagcttcacTACACAGCGTAATCTCATGACACAcgagcacattcacacaggagaaagaccgtattactgttcagaatgtgggaagagttttactcggTTGAGTAATCTCAAAGAACACCACCGCATccatacaggagagaaaccatatacctgctcagactgtggtaaAAGTTTTAGTACACATGGTATTCTCAAAAtacaccggcgcattcacactggagagaaactttATAGCTGCTctgactgtggaaagagttttataaCACGAAGTCTTCTCAacaaacaccagcgcattcacactggagaaaaaacatatcactgctcagactgtgggaagagttttaataatcAGAGTCATTTCCAAGACCACCAATGCATTCACACTGGACAaaaaccctatcactgctcagactgtgggaagagttttaatcaacagagtaatctgaaaaggcatcagcgcattcacacaggagtgaaaccccatcactgctcagattgtgggaagagctTCACTACACAGCGTAATCTCATGACACACAAGCACACTAAAGAGAAACCTTATATCTGCTctgactgtggaaagagttttattacacaaaGTCTTCTCAacaaacaccagcgcattcacactcgAGAAAAAACATactactgctcagactgtgggaagagtttttatAATCGCAGTCATTTCAAagaccaccagcgcattcacactggagaaaaaccatatcactgctcagactgtgagaagagttttaatcaacagagtaatctgaaaaggcatcagcgcattcacacaagagaaaaccgtatcactgctcagactgtgggaaaagcttTATTACACAGCTTAATCTCATGA